A window from Kluyveromyces lactis strain NRRL Y-1140 chromosome E complete sequence encodes these proteins:
- the PSY4 gene encoding Psy4p (some similarities with uniprot|P38193 Saccharomyces cerevisiae YBL046W Hypothetical ORF) yields the protein MMGIKSRHLYDRLTKIVIDKDLSAFNEISPSQLIPQLSEHFSITIPKEIFNYNEDQEEDLLHRLKELSRYLVVKFAKRDKYPFTIQRICELSYHPLQYFPVHSLQKFVSAMEKCCLVNTDWTPRLGKECPNTNPMEDVSLIPIEWIRTNKEDEKSLQAFISKIETIVAVNFGYDDFDDDNEDGTDHDIGRGYDNHGDVLIEEYEEMDEEFEDEDYEDHEDEEEDEEDEDNDSDVDEMEAEEVEEDASDDISIGEIAENDDQDNAHTDVTDTQLKYNGVPIEEELRLSSTSSVLSVSSHAANEDENESILSRKRNVTELDDYQYKETKENDGFITTPKKSKMPLNEFGSSSSMVSPVVSNQEDPSRNDDSRINTFISPDTTNSVTQAEKNELSTSPLQDKKRM from the coding sequence ATGATGGGAATAAAATCCAGACATCTATACGACCGTTTGACTAAAATAGTTATCGATAAAGATCTAAGCGCGTTTAACGAAATATCGCCTTCGCAATTGATCCCACAGCTATCTGAACATTTCAGCATAACGATACCGAAGGAGATCTTCAATTATAACGAGGACCAAGAGGAAGACCTTTTACACAGATTGAAAGAGCTATCGAGGTACCTTGTTGTGAAATTTGCAAAAAGAGATAAGTATCCGTTCACGATTCAACGGATATGCGAATTATCTTACCATCCATTACAATATTTCCCTGTGCACAGTTTGCAAAAGTTTGTGTCGGCCATGGAGAAATGTTGCTTGGTGAATACTGATTGGACACCCAGGCTGGGCAAAGAGTGTCCAAACACAAACCCAATGGAAGATGTTTCTCTGATACCTATTGAGTGGATCCGCACGaataaagaagatgagaagTCTTTGCAGGCGTTTATTTCGAAGATTGAAACTATAGTGGCTGTAAATTTTGGTTATGATGACTTCGACGACGACAATGAAGATGGTACAGATCATGACATCGGTCGTGGATATGATAACCATGGCGATGTGCTCATCGAGGAATACGAGGAAATGGATGAAGAATTCGAAGATGAGGACTATGAGGATcacgaagatgaagaagaagatgaagaagacgaagacAACGACAGTGACGTCGACGAAATGGAAGCAGAAGAGGTGGAAGAGGATGCAAGTGACGACATCTCTATAGGCGAGATAGCAGAAAATGATGACCAAGATAATGCACATACAGATGTTACGGACACTCAGCTTAAGTACAATGGCGTTCCTATCGAAGAAGAGCTTCGattatcttcaacaagTAGCGTTTTATCCGTCAGTTCACACGCGGccaatgaagatgaaaatgaaagcATTCTTTcgaggaaaagaaatgtcaCCGAGTTGGATGATTATCAGTacaaagaaaccaaggagaATGATGGCTTCATAACAACTCCaaagaaaagtaaaatGCCCTTGAACGAGTTTGGATCATCGTCATCTATGGTATCCCCCGTAGTATCTAATCAGGAGGATCCATCCAGAAACGATGATTCAAGGATAAATACATTCATTTCTCCAGATACAACGAATTCAGTAACTCAAGCGGAAAAAAATGAGTTATCTACTAGTCCGTTGCaagacaaaaaaagaatgtgA
- the COR1 gene encoding ubiquinol--cytochrome-c reductase subunit COR1 (similar to uniprot|P07256 Saccharomyces cerevisiae YBL045C COR1 Core subunit of the ubiquinol-cytochrome c reductase complex (bc1 complex) which is a component of the mitochondrial inner membrane electron transport chain) yields the protein MLRTATRSSILKRTIATQITPKAIVTELSNGVVVATEPNSNSATAAVGLVFGSGTTAENPYNNGVSNLLANSFVNSSIKDAQKLGFSLETKVGRDHQSYIVNSQPGQYAKALEFLQSKLFAPIEDSVFESSKRATVDTVAKFEETEHEQRVFEHLHATAFQNTPLSLPVRGTVETLEGLENIDLSNFVQNQFKANNSVIVGTGNVNHDELVKAVETKLSLLSGDKPVPKKKSTFLGSEVRLRDDTLPKAWVSIAAEGEPINSPQYYVAQVAAEVFGTFVAAEPASNLQGVKLIDEVNEYHLCDSFEHFSVSYKDSGLWGFRTTITDPHNIDETVHFTLKQWNRLSISVTETEVARAKSLLKLKLASQVSTNAAAANLLGAQTLVLGAKPALAEVFTKIDKITSKDIKAWASERLWDQDIAVAGTGKIEDLLDYVRMRNDMSMMRW from the coding sequence ATGTTGAGAACCGCTACTAGATCTTCAATCTTGAAGAGAACCATTGCCACTCAAATTACCCCAAAAGCCATCGTCACCGAACTATCTAACggtgttgttgttgctaCTGAACCAAACAGCAACTCTGCCACTGCTGCGGTCGGTTTGGTGTTCGGTTCCGGTACTACTGCCGAAAACCCATACAACAACGGTGTTTCCAACTTGTTGGCTAACTCCTTTGTCAACTCTTCTATCAAGGATGCTCAAAAATTGGGATTCTCCTTAGAAACCAAGGTTGGCAGAGACCACCAATCTTACATTGTTAACTCTCAACCAGGTCAATATGCTAAGGCTCTAGAATTCTTGCAATCCAAGCTTTTCGCTCCAATTGAGGACTCCGTCTTCGAAAGTTCCAAGAGAGCTACTGTAGACACTGTTGCCAAGTTCGAAGAAACTGAACACGAACAACGTGTTTTCGAACACTTGCACGCCACTGCTTTCCAAAACACTCCATTGTCTTTGCCAGTCAGAGGTACTGTCGAAACTCTAGAAGGTTTGGAAAACATCGACTTGTCCAACTTCGTTCAAAACCAATTCAAGGCAAACAACTCTGTTATTGTTGGTACCGGTAACGTTAACCACGATGAATTGGTCAAGGCTGTTGAAACTAAGCTTTCTTTGCTATCTGGTGACAAACCAGTgccaaagaagaagtccACTTTCTTGGGTTCTGAAGTCAGACTAAGAGATGATACTCTACCAAAGGCTTGGGTATCTATCGCTGCTGAAGGTGAACCTATCAATTCTCCACAATACTATGTTGCTCAAGTCGCTGCTGAAGTCTTCGGTACTTTCGTTGCTGCTGAACCAGCTTCCAACCTACAAGGTGTTAAGTTGATCGACGAAGTTAACGAATACCACTTGTGTGACTCTTTCGAACACTTCTCTGTCTCTTATAAGGACTCCGGTTTGTGGGGTTTCAGAACCACCATCACCGACCCACACAACATCGATGAAACTGTCCATTTCACTTTGAAGCAATGGAACAGATTGTCCATCTCTGTCACCGAAACTGAAGTCGCTCGTGCTAAGTCTTTGTTAAAGTTGAAGTTGGCTTCTCAAGTTTCTACCAACGCTGCTGCTGCTAACTTGTTGGGTGCTCAAACCTTGGTTTTGGGTGCTAAGCCAGCCTTGGCTGAAGTCTTCACTAAGATTGACAAAATTACCTCCAAGGATATTAAGGCTTGGGCTTCCGAAAGATTATGGGATCAAGATATCGCTGTTGCCGGTACTGGTAAGATTGAAGACTTGTTGGACTACGTCAGAATGAGAAACGACATGAGTATGATGAGATGGTAA
- the ECM13 gene encoding Ecm13p (conserved hypothetical protein) encodes MATILSLSQQYMLASRAKGKLLAAANKNSGRDHDLRILVGHANLLDRLSSSVAKFDDIVSRSSSNDYHYNEEEADDDEYSDSDSDEEQEDFDNAPPKYQHIHHSYVSSDSGSDSESDSDSDLGTNSDSSSSDSISDYDESNVRSKYLAKLQDLQDDSEDLDPKYSLSSQPALYKCPSQNLTLSSISLNLMSSRTHENNNEETHVTTLLLSDEDSDNEIEEDLGTLSPVYVL; translated from the coding sequence atggcTACCATATTAAGTCTGTCACAACAATATATGCTTGCCTCAAGGGCTAAAGGCAAGCTACTAGCCGCAGCAAATAAAAACAGTGGAAGAGATCATGATTTGAGAATTCTAGTAGGCCATGCTAATTTACTCGATAGACTCTCCTCTTCAGTAGCCAAATTCGACGATATCGTCTCCAGAAGTTCATCAAATGACTACCATTacaacgaagaagaagctgatgacgatgaataTAGCGATAGCGATAGCGATGAAGAACAGGAAGATTTTGACAACGCTCCCCCAAAGTACCAGCACATCCATCATTCGTATGTGTCGTCTGACTCTGGATCTGACTCTGAATCCGActctgattctgatttgggaacaaattcagattcttcgtcatcagaCTCTATTTCAGATTATGACGAATCGAATGTTCGTTCCAAATATCTTGCAAAATTACAAGATCTACAAGATGATTCAGAAGACCTTGATCCAAAATATTCTCTATCATCACAACCAGCTCTTTACAAATGTCCATCCCAAAATTTGACgctttcatcaatatcgTTAAATCTGATGTCTTCCAGGACGCAtgaaaacaacaatgaagaaacaCATGTCACAACGCTGCTACTATCAGATGAAGACTCTGATAATGAGatagaagaagatctaGGAACTTTATCGCCAGTGTACGTTTTGTGA
- the ERD2 gene encoding Erd2p (similar to uniprot|P18414 Saccharomyces cerevisiae YBL040C ERD2 Integral membrane protein that binds to the HDEL motif in proteins destined for retention in the endoplasmic reticulum has a role in maintenance of normal levels of ER-resident proteins) has product MLNVFRIAGDFSHLASIIILIQSITTSNSVDGISLKTQLLYTLVFITRYLNLFTKWTSLYNFLMKIVFISSSVYVIVLMRQQKFKNPVAYQDMITRDQFKIKFLIVPCILLGLIFNYRFSFIQICWSFSLWLESVAILPQLFMLTKTGKAKQLTSHYIFALGLYRALYIPNWIWRYYTEERFDKLSVFTGVIQTLVYSDFFYIYYQKVIKLGGDLELPQ; this is encoded by the exons ATGTTGAACGTTTTCAGAATAGCAG GTGATTTCTCTCATTTGGCTAgtatcatcattttgataCAATCGATCACAACATCTAACTCAGTTGATGGTATCTCATTGAAAACTCAACTGCTATACACCTTGGTCTTTATCACACGTTATTTGAACCTATTTACCAAATGGACCTCCTTGTACAACTTCTTAATGAaaattgttttcatttcatcttcggTTTACGTCATTGTGTTAATGCGCCAACAAAAATTTAAAAACCCTGTCGCATATCAAGACATGATCACCAGAGATCAATTTAAAATCAAGTTTTTAATAGTACCATGCATTCTCCTAGGATTAATTTTCAATTATCGTTTCAGTTTTATACAAATATGCTGGTCCTTCTCTCTATGGTTGGAAAGTGTTGCAATCCTTCCTCAATTGTTTATGTTGACTAAAACAGGTAAAGCAAAACAATTGACATCTCATTATATTTTTGCATTGGGGTTATACCGTGCCTTGTACATTCCAAATTGGATATGGAGGTATTATACCGAAGAAAGATTCGATAAATTATCAGTTTTCACCGGTGTGATTCAAACTTTAGTGTACTCTGATTTCTTCTACATCTATTATCAGAAGGTTATCAAACTCGGTGGAGATTTAGAATTACCACAATAG
- a CDS encoding M20 family metallopeptidase (similar to uniprot|P27614 Saccharomyces cerevisiae YJL172W CPS1 Vacuolar carboxypeptidase yscS expression is induced under low-nitrogen conditions): MLREKDRGPVTAKRRVLSLLTSLVSIICFLFLLKNFYNHEILNISDDGKLFQCQTYDKVSGGSTDDLNYIISDESFINGTIGKLQNIIRIPTEVSDERPDPGTHPDEDMYKPFYELHKQLEHDFPLVWSKLQVEIVNNLALLISWKGTDESLKPLMFASHMDVVPVERKTWDEWRHPPFSGNIEFDSDNILNSKIWGRGSFDDKNMLIGELQALELLLSQDFQPERGIVLAVGSDEEASGQFGAAKINEILMERYGDDGIYAIVDEGLNGIKKQEGVYMASPGTAEKGFINFWIHLTTPGGHSSVPPDHTSIGIISSLVKKIESEKFPLWFTEKNPVSQWHQCAAQYSLEMDNSLRYDFLNAMNDEGSNARVIEYLLQTGGRSMEYLLRTSQAVDIIHGGFKSNALPETVSVLINSRIALESTVNETMTKFINQLKEISNENDLGLEYNGDELIKPTEHGTFFVEVVVGKDPAPPAPNNDAWKHFAGTVKSFYEDIVFPTKLEEDSTELVIAPTIMSGNTDCLHYLSLTENIYRFQPGFASKDTLGTIHSVNEHVDFETVMHTVAFVYHYINAVQSN; the protein is encoded by the coding sequence ATGTTACGTGAAAAGGATAGAGGTCCAGTTACAGCTAAGAGAAGAGTACTCAGCTTACTTACCTCTCTCGTATCTATCatttgtttcctttttttgCTCAAGAATTTCTATAATCATGAAATATTGAACATTTCGGATGACGGTAAATTGTTCCAATGTCAAACTTATGACAAGGTTTCTGGAGGTTCCACAGACGACTTAAATTACATTATATCGGATGAGTCGTTTATTAACGGCACCATTGGTAAGCTACAGAATATTATCCGCATTCCAACAGAAGTATCAGATGAGCGTCCGGATCCTGGTACTCACCCAGATGAAGACATGTATAAACCATTCTACGAGCTGCACAAACAGCTAGAACATGATTTCCCACTAGTATGGTCTAAGCTACAAGTTGAAATAGTCAATAATTTGGCATTGCTCATTTCTTGGAAGGGTACTGACGAATCATTAAAGCCTTTGATGTTCGCGTCCCATATGGATGTAGTACCAGTTGAGAGGAAAACTTGGGACGAGTGGAGGCATCCACCTTTCAGTGGCAACATAGAATTCGACTCAGACAACATTCTAAATAGCAAAATTTGGGGGCGTGGCTCGTTCGATGACAAAAACATGTTGATCGGTGAATTGCAGGCTTTGGAATTGTTATTATCACAAGATTTCCAGCCGGAGAGAGGAATTGTTCTTGCAGTGGGGAGTGATGAGGAAGCAAGTGGACAGTTCGGTGCTGCAAAAATCAACGAAATTCTTATGGAAAGATATGGTGATGATGGTATATACGCCATTGTAGATGAGGGTCTAAATGGTATCAAAAAACAAGAGGGAGTATACATGGCGTCCCCAGGTACCGCAGAAAAGGgcttcatcaatttctggATTCATCTCACAACACCAGGTGGTCATTCCTCCGTTCCACCAGACCATACGTCTATTGGTATCATTTCTAGCCTGGTAAAGAAGATCGAGAGTGAGAAATTCCCATTGTGGTTTACGGAAAAGAATCCTGTTTCTCAATGGCATCAATGCGCAGCACAATACTCTCTAGAGATGGACAATAGTTTGCGTTATGATTTCCTTAATGCTATGAATGACGAAGGTTCCAACGCCCGTGTCATCGAATACCTTTTGCAAACTGGAGGTAGGAGTATGGAGTATTTACTACGTACATCTCAAGCAGTGGACATCATTCACGgtggtttcaaatcaaatgcTCTCCCAGAAACTGTATCAGTGTTGATAAACTCAAGGATAGCTCTCGAATCTACTGTGAACGAGACTATGACAAAGTTTATTAACCAACTCAAAGAGATATCCAACGAAAATGACCTTGGTTTAGAATATAATGGCGATGAGCTAATTAAACCTACCGAACATGGAActttttttgttgaagtAGTTGTTGGAAAGGACCCAGCTCCACCCGCACCAAACAACGATGCATGGAAACACTTTGCCGGTACAGTAAAATCTTTCTACGAAGATATCGTTTTCCCAACCAAGTTGGAGGAAGATTCAACAGAACTTGTTATCGCCCCAACAATAATGAGTGGGAACACAGATTGCTTGCACTACCTATCCTTGACAGAAAACATCTACAGATTCCAACCTGGATTTGCCAGTAAAGATACCCTTGGTACTATTCACTCTGTCAACGAACATGTGGACTTCGAAACAGTGATGCATACCGTGGCATTCGTTTATCATTACATAAATGCTGTTCAATCGAACTGA
- a CDS encoding protein disulfide isomerase family protein (conserved hypothetical protein): MLKISSVLLVVVWLLQLVIVGRCSSRIVHLDSSEQFYDLVHANYYRNKESATNILLYVFKPGCRYCAELEPKLDFLTTVFPNDSTVKFVKVNGQQASTLVKDLYIRSFPQLFIFKPIPGQSMEVTNNIRETVKDNSFLSQFHGERTVKRLAQWISNNVGEMAHWPTSRVNYNIRDIDDFVRIMPQSLIESIFPTDDSVKDSGERPACLAFVNSWMDIQYVDMFNGDLNTLILEKMSDHWRSIDFYVIDSSVPELSTLSTQLQVAHSPTLCFIFKGKIIKSALKPYDDNSRDREMEYFNEIISKCVVPTLQDNKVCEEHINSLPLAEFFTLSPLLSNGDSDETDCNDDDDDDDDNDYDDDDEVPFDVFDL; this comes from the coding sequence ATGCTGAAGATAAGTTCTGTACTACTAGTGGTTGTATGGCTATTGCAGTTGGTAATAGTGGGACGATGCTCTTCGAGGATTGTGCATCTGGATAGCAGCGAGCAGTTCTATGATCTGGTACATGCTAATTATTatagaaataaagaatcaGCGACGAATATACTGTTGTATGTGTTCAAACCTGGGTGTAGATACTGTGCGGAGTTGGAACCGAAGCTGGATTTCCTGACGACAGTGTTTCCTAACGACAGTACAGTGAAATTCGTCAAGGTGAATGGACAACAAGCTTCTACACTCGTTAAAGATCTTTACATCAGGAGCTTTCCTCAATTGTTCATATTCAAACCAATACCTGGTCAAAGTATGGAAGTCACTAATAATATACGAGAGACTGTAAAGGATAATTCATTCTTATCTCAGTTTCATGGAGAAAGAACCGTTAAAAGACTCGCACAATGGATTTCTAATAATGTCGGGGAGATGGCTCATTGGCCAACTTCAAGAGTCAATTACAATATCAGAGACATTGATGATTTCGTGCGTATAATGCCACAATCTTTGATAGAATCTATTTTTCCTACGGATGATTCGGTAAAGGATTCAGGAGAGAGACCGGCATGCCTTGCTTTTGTTAACTCATGGATGGATATACAATATGTCGACATGTTTAATGGTGACTTGAATACCTTAATATTAGAAAAAATGAGTGACCACTGGAGATCAATCGATTTCTATGTTATTGATTCCTCTGTACCCGAATTGTCAACGTTGTCTACTCAGCTTCAGGTAGCTCATTCACCAACGTTGtgttttatctttaaaGGTAAAATTATCAAGTCCGCTCTAAAGCCTTACGATGACAATTCTAGAGATAGAGAGATGGAATACTTCAATGAAATTATCTCCAAATGTGTAGTGCCTACACTCCAAGATAACAAGGTTTGTGAAGAACACATAAATTCCTTACCTTTAGCCGAATTCTTCACTCTTTCACCCCTCCTCTCTAACGGAGACTCGGATGAAACAGACTGTAACGATGACGACgacgacgatgatgataatgattatgatgatgatgatgaagtgCCATTTGACGTTTTTGACCTGTAA
- the RSM7 gene encoding mitochondrial 37S ribosomal protein uS7m (similar to uniprot|P47150 Saccharomyces cerevisiae YJR113C RSM7 Mitochondrial ribosomal protein of the small subunit), translating to MLRAGRFSLSHVHANVLARSPLVHAASIPTMQTRFQSQSVNNNASTGEKLASLSDEQVDEWLKVIGSLEEEFSQQDYNPATSLAPGNQSRINILEKAMELNKPSFEPSQEQINEWETLKQVPIPKKQDPVLQHVTNMIMRHGKRERAEKILSRALYIVFCQTRKDPVKVLKESLDVLAPLMVIKTFKTGVAKATVVPVPLNQRQRFRLAWKWIVESSVKRSSSDFSVRLGEELVSVFNGNSSGFEKRDSIHKTAIAHRAYINLK from the coding sequence ATGTTGAGAGCAGGAAGGTTTAGTCTGAGTCACGTCCATGCTAACGTTTTGGCAAGAAGTCCACTTGTACATGCTGCCAGTATACCGACCATGCAAACCAGATTCCAAAGTCAATCTGTGAATAATAATGCGTCTACAGGGGAGAAATTAGCTAGCCTTAGCGACGAACAGGTTGATGAATGGTTGAAAGTTATTGGATcgttagaagaagagtttTCGCAACAAGATTATAACCCAGCTACGTCCCTTGCACCAGGTAACCAATCTAGAATTAATATCTTGGAGAAGGCTATGGAATTGAACAAGCCCAGCTTTGAGCCAAGTCAAGAGCAAATAAATGAATGGGAAACGTTGAAGCAAGTTCCCATTCCAAAAAAACAGGATCCAGTTTTACAGCATGTAACGAATATGATTATGAGACACgggaaaagagaaagagctgagaagattctttcaagagCGTTATATATTGTGTTCTGTCAAACAAGGAAAGACCCGGtaaaagttttgaaagaatccTTGGATGTGTTGGCGCCTCTTATGGTTATCAAGACCTTCAAGACTGGTGTCGCAAAGGCCACTGTGGTTCCAGTTCCATTGAATCAAAGACAAAGGTTTAGATTAGCTTGGAAATGGATTGTGGAAAGTTCTGTGAAGAGATCATCGAGCGATTTCTCAGTAAGACTTGGTGAAGAATTGGTATCTGTCTTCAACGGTAATAGTTCAGGTTTCGAAAAGAGAGACTCTATTCATAAGACTGCTATTGCACACAGAGCTTACATTAACCTAAAATGA
- the PRE7 gene encoding proteasome core particle subunit beta 6 (highly similar to uniprot|P23724 Saccharomyces cerevisiae YBL041W PRE7 20S proteasome beta-type subunit) — protein MATTASEYGNELSKVPIQHQFNPYSDNGGTILGIAGEDFAVLAGDTRHTTDYSINSRYEPKVFECEDNILISANGFAADGEALVKRFKNSQMWYHFNHNKKLTIKSAARNIQHLLYGKRMFPYYVHTIIAGLDEEGKGAVYSFDPVGSYEREQCRAGGSAASLIMPFLDNQVNLKNQYEPDSNGTKRKEVKYLGVEEVIKLVRDAFTSATERHINVGDGLEILIVTKDGVRKEYFDLKRD, from the coding sequence ATGGCAACAACTGCTTCAGAATACGGAAACGAACTTTCCAAGGTGCCTATTCAACACCAATTTAACCCATATTCTGATAATGGTGGTACAATTCTTGGAATTGCAGGGGAAGACTTCGCCGTTTTAGCAGGAGATACCAGACACACGACAGATTATTCTATCAATTCAAGATATGAACCAAAGGTGTTCGAATGTGAAGACAACATTCTAATCAGTGCGAATGGGTTTGCAGCTGACGGTGAAGCTTTAGTGAAAAGGTTTAAAAACAGTCAAATGTGGTATCATTTCAATCACAACAAGAAGCTAACGATAAAGAGTGCGGCCAGGAATATCCAACATCTACTATACGGAAAGAGAATGTTCCCATATTATGTTCATACCATTATTGCTGGattagatgaagaaggtaAGGGGGCCGTATACTCTTTCGATCCAGTGGGCTCTTATGAAAGGGAACAGTGCAGGGCAGGTGGCTCTGCGGCCTCCTTAATCATGCCATTTTTGGATAACCAAGTGAATTTAAAGAACCAGTATGAGCCTGATTCTAATGGTACTAAACGCAAAGAAGTTAAATACTTAGGTGTGGAAGAAGTTATCAAATTAGTAAGAGATGCGTTCACATCTGCTACTGAGAGACATATCAACGTTGGTGATGGTCTAGAGATTTTGATTGTCACAAAGGATGGTGtaagaaaagaatacttCGATTTAAAGAGAGATTAA
- a CDS encoding uncharacterized protein (similar to uniprot|Q3E743 Saccharomyces cerevisiae YJR112W-A) has protein sequence MIRYKYAVTFFSSVCFVVFLGLTTDARLKLITSTHDKLAHCIVFCIETVLFTMMFECDTVQLPAFIPKRLRSRNLAAYEPFSMNKYLLAFIVCCVCASTSSEFAQQFLSRGKRSFDVNDILANFSGSLLGLGIAYKIEQQIQHNYENR, from the coding sequence ATGATAAGATATAAATACGCAGTAACATTTTTCTCGAGTGTATGTTTTGTTGTCTTCCTCGGATTAACTACTGATGCCAGGTTAAAGCTAATAACATCAACTCATGATAAGCTCGCCCATTGCATAGTATTTTGCATTGAAACCGTTCTGTTTACCATGATGTTTGAATGTGATACCGTACAGTTGCCGGCATTCATCCCCAAAAGACTACGATCAAGGAATTTGGCTGCGTACGAACCTTTTTCCATGAACAAATATCTATTGGCATTTATTGTATGCTGCGTATGTGCCAGTACGAGCAGTGAATTTGCACAACAGTTCCTCTCACGAGGAAAAAGGTCCTTTGATGTAAACGATATTTTGGCCAATTTTTCGGGAAGTCTGCTGGGCCTAGGAATTGCATATAAGATAGAGCAACAAATTCAGCATAACTATGAAAATCGATAA